The nucleotide sequence GCCCTGCAACTCCGGTCATGTACAGCTCGCTAAGCGTGTCCGAGACGGAATCATTGCTGCTGGAGGTAcaccttttgaatttccttGCCATCCTATCCAAGAGACTACCAAACGACCAACCGCCAGTCTTGACCGAAATTTCGCATACTTGTCACTTGTTGAGGTACTTTTCGGTTACCCTATGGACGGAGTAGTGCTTCTTACTGGTTGTGACAAAACGTAAGCTTGTTGATGGTATCGATTTTAACACATGCTGATGGTTGTCACTTGTCATAGTACCCCTGCCTTGCTGATGGCCGCCGCCACCGTCAACATCCCTGCAATCTGTATGAACGTAGGACCTATGTTGAATGGTAAGTCCCTTCTTGGGGGCTATCAGACATAAAGAACTTCTGCTGATAAATCCGAGTAGGATATGCCGGTCGTCGTCTTGTAGGTTCCGGTACCGTCTTATGGGACGCAAGAGCTGCGCTCGCAGCAGGCAAGATCGATCAATTGCAATTGATGCAGACGGTGGCAACATCCGCTCCAAGGTGAGACCGACGATCAATCGAAAGATACAAAGCTGATATCTCACTCTCATAGTTTGGGACACTGTAATACAATGGGAACGGCAAGCACAATGAATGCCTTGGCTGAAGCTCTTGGTATGGCACTTCCCGGTAGTGCTTCGATTCCCGCTCCTTATCGGGAAAGAGGTGCATGCGCATATCAAACTGGACATCGGATCGTCGACCTCGTGCGTCAGGATGTCAAGCCCTCTGACATCTTAACTCGAGAAGCATTCGAGAATGCCATCGCTTTGAACACTGCTATTGGAGGTTCCACCAATGCACCTATCCATTTGAACGCTATTGCTAAGCATATTGGAGTCCCCCTTAACAACGAAGACTGGCAAAAAGTTGGTTACGAGCTCCCATTACTCGTCAATATTCAGCCTGCTGGAGAATATCTCTGTGAGGAATATCATCGAGCTGGTGGATTACCAGGTGAGTCACTAAATCTACTTCGGTATATTCGGCGTGCTGATCTTGAGCATGGTGCAGCCGTCGCTGCTGAGCTCATCAAACATAATCTCTTGCCTCATCCCGATGCCCTGACTGTCTCAGGCCGATCCATTGGGGACAATTGTCGCGGGGACTTTTCCACCGATAAAAGAGTTATTCGACCCATTGAGAAACCTGTCAAAACTTCAGCTGGattccttcatctttccGGATCTTTGTTTGACAGCGCTATCATGAAGACTTCTGTGATTAGTCAAGCTTTCCGTGAACAATATCTCAGTAACCCAGATGACCCGATGGCTTTTGAAGGTCCAGTGGCCGTGTTTGACGGTCCAGAAGATTATCATCACCGAATTGAGTCAGAAGCCGATATTCAAGCTGGgaccattttgattatgCGAGGGGCTGGTCCACAAGGATACCCAGGAGCAGCCGAAGTCGTTAACATGATACCTCCTGGTCGATTGATTAGACAAGGCATTGAGCTACCTTGCATCGGTGACGGTCGGCAATCCGGTACATCTGGTAGTCCTTCAATCCTCAATGCTTCCCCCGAAGCGGCTACCGGTGGAAACCTCGGTATCTTGAAAGATGGGGATATCATTAGGATAGATTTGGCGCGTGGACGTGCAGACATCAAGGTTGATCcgaaagaattagaagctagaagaaaagaaaagggtCCATTCAAAGTCCCTAAATCCCAGACGCCATGGCAAGAACTATTCAGAGAGAATGTCAGTGAGCTATCAGAAGGTATGGTCATTCCCAAGGCAGTTAAATATCAACGTTTGGCACAAACCGCCGGTATCCCCAGGCGTAATCATTGAACTATATAGATGTTTGATAAGTATTGTCTCCAGGCATTCTCCGCAATATGCATTTTGTTTCTATCACTATTGCAAAGAGCTTGAGGCATTGAGATTACTTGGACCATTGATTGAAGGCGTTCAAGCGTTTCAACCGATCGTAACATCCAACGATCGCTGAACTTGAGAGACAGGCTTTCTGTGACACTGTGACGAGTTGCACGCTGAGTGTGAAAGCGTCAAGCTGAAATCGCACCCAGACCGCTAATGAATCGCCTCCCGATGCATTAGAGGGGACTTCCGTGTTGTGAAGggattttcacctttttgaGCAGTTAAATTTCTCGCATGATGTTGAAGGCTGCAAAGACTGCAGAACGTTCCCTCCCTCATAACGCACTGAACACGTGGCTGAAAGTTGCCAGCTAGAACCAAGGGTACAGTAAATCCTCTGCTTTACGACAGACCTGAACTCGGGAGATGACGAAAAAAGGGTTTTAGTGATATTCTTAACATCATCAACCTGTCTCCGACGGTTGAGCGAAATCCCTTGCTATATTTATTCGTGTGCCCTAACAGTCTGAATCACGTGTATCCTTTCATCCTGAGATCTTAGATGGAGCATCCCTTGACGTAGGAGCcttttaaaaagaaaaacacCTCTCAGCCCCGAAAGTGGATATATACGGGGTTCAGCTTCAATGTAATCCGATCGGGATGTCAACGTCAATACAGTGTGACAGAGTTGTACATTGGAAAGTTACTCGGACATATGAAACAGGTTGcattcaaaataatttagataaataTACTATGAGATGTTACTTGCAAGATACCTCTTCCTAGAACTATGTTCCAATTGGAGCAGACAAAACAAGATTTTTTTCATTCGAGAAAATGGGGTACAAAAGGATGACGACACCAATGGGTATCCAAGCTTAGTGGCCGTAATGAACGAGGTTCTTGTGTTTTTGTCCGGCCAGTTCGGAGGAGGTCTTGGTGTTTTTGAATCGCCAAGCTGGGATTTTGCGTTCATAAAGCTCGTCCAATTCCCAGTAAGTACGACCATATGTCTATATGGAATTCCATCAGCCAGGGAGTCTCGTTGAGAATGACAGATAACACTGACCTCAGGGTAGAACAAGTAAAGGATGATTGTAGTTGGCACAAGAAGACCAGCCCAGATGTAAATAGCCTTCAAACCCAAGTTCGCGGCATCAGGACTGATCATGTAAGAAATAGACCATTGGAATACAACGCTGCAGCAAGTAGCTCATCAGCACTCCATAACAAGCGCCATGATGGCAAATCAAACTTACAATCCTAAACCATAACAACCGAGATTGAATGATGTAGTTTGAGCTCTGAGATGAGGTGTTGAGGTTTCTCCAGCCGCAACGAAACCGATTGGTCCTGCAGATAGACCATAGCAGATAACCCATAACAGAAGGCATGCAAGTCCAGCCTTTCCGCTTGcagctgatgatgagaatgaagtTGAGGCAATTGCGACGTTGAAGAGACACATCAAGAAACAACCACTGTGCATCACGAATTAGCTCATAATTTGGTATgtcaaaaacaaatcacTCACCCGACGAGAAGAGGTCTACGTCCGAAGATCTCACAGAGCCAAAGAGCAGAACTTTGTGCAATCATACCCAAGAGGAAACTGCAGACCTTGAGTCAGCTGATTTGCTCGCATTCGGCGTAAGCGTTGAGGGACCTCATACTCACGTAAGAATGGAGACAAGGAATGGGTTGTCGAGTCCGGCGACGGTGAAGAAATACTATCATTGGTGTCAACACAGTGGGGTGACAGCTTCTCAGAGCGAACTCACTGTAGAGTAACTGAACACGATTGGTGCACCAGCGGCCCATTGACTGCAGATACCGACAGAACCGGCCAAAGTTCGTCGCCAATTGTTACCTCGGAAGATGTCAAAGAAGCTAGCCCCGTTCGAACTGAATAATTTTCGCTCCACCTCGATACCTTCTTGCACGACTCGGTATTCCCAGTCCTACAAACGATGATTTCTCAGCTCCGTCTCTGATACAACTTCAAATTGATGACTTACAACATCATAACCGGGTGCGGTGCCGTAGAGTGAGACCATTGATTTCTTGGCTTTGTCATGTTCGTTTCTTCGAGCATGGAAGATGTGCGACTCGGGCACGAACCAGATGGTAATGAGGGAAACCTATGAAGTATGTTAGTGTTTGGACTTGTTCGtgagaaaagaaagtcACGCACTCCAGTGAACATGAATTCAATAGCGATTAAGGGTCGCCACTTTGTGGGTTGATGGACTTCCATGAGTTTCGCGGCAACGGCGACAATTAATTGACCAGTAGTCAAAAGTACTTGATACGCTCCGATCATGAAACCTCGAACTTGGAAAGGAGCCAACTCCGAAACATAGGTGATAAGGATGGTTTGAGCGAGCCCCACCCCGAGTCTAACGAGAATGGCAGCGCCTAGCCAGTCTCTCCAGTTTTGAGCGGCGATTTCCGCGATGGATCCAGCGAGTAAAATGACCAAAGATGTAATCATTGCAGGCCTGCGGGACAGGGATTAGCCAAAAGCACTTGTCCGATTTCAGCAGCACTCACTTTCGACCGAATCGGTCCATCAGAGTTCCTCCCGCGAACATTCCAAGAGTTTTGGACATTTCGGCGAAACCTTGCCAGTAGGAGACAACCTTCGCACTCTCAGACCGTTGACCATTTACCACAACATCGCCTAATTCGGCAACGAACGCGGGCAGAGATAAGATGTTACCGGGGACTTGTTGTTGGAACTACAATGCCCTGTCAGCACTTGGCGGAATTGCAAGACCGGATCGACCTACTCCATCGTTCAATGCAGACCATAACAGGATCGTGCAAAAAAGAATAGCCTTCCAAAAAGACCTGACAGATTGAACCTTATTCAAATCTAGAACTCATCAGCGTAATTCTTTTATGCTATTGGCTCCAACTTACTCCCGTATTTTGTCTCAAAGACTTCCCCGGGGTCGACAATATGAGCGCTGTTCTCAATATGCTCGCCAACATTCTTGTTATCTGGGTTACTGTCGACATCTCTGGAGATCATTTCCAGAGACGGTTCATCGTTGAGTGTGTGAGTCGCCATCGTTATTATTGTTGAGTGCAGAATATTCATGAAAGAGAAGGGATGAAAATGTCTTCCATTTCAACCTCAGGGCTTATATAAAGTCGAGACTGTGTGACCCCACAGGGGCCATCAATTCGAGGAAACCGAATATCTGGTCGGAAGTCATTTCAAAGTTGATCGGGCCGATGTATAACTCGGAAGGGAAGGTCGCAGAATGGGAGCGCCGTATGAAGTCATTTGACAGCTCAGGGTATTTACGTCATATTTGCTTGGAATTCTGGGCGCTGAGGCGTTTACCCCTTTGGATCTCCACGGGCAGATAACCATGATTATTCCTTGGGCGTGTCATGAGAGGGCAGGGCGGCAAAGAGGTTTTAGCGTCGATTGGCAGTTCTCGTGGCTAATCCGTTCTAAATATAACAAAAATGCCCCTAAGCCGAAATTTCTTTACCGATGAATTTGTCGGCTACCAAATTTCTTTGGACAATTTTAAACCGGACTCCTTTCGGTTCACAACCAACCGAGCCGCGGGTCTCTGGTAAACCGTACTAGGCCGGACAATTTCCCGGTCAGATCGGAAGCATGGATAGCTGGTTGGGAACGATAACTTGTCAACTTCTTCCTTTTGTCATGACTTATCATTCATACTGAAAGCTCTTAACATCTAACAACTTGTTCTCGATCAATTAAACAACTCGCTGAAAGCACTGCAAAGTACATCATGACCACAGTATTCATTTCAGGAGGTAACCGAGGGTAAGTTCGCTGCGTTTGCGCCTTATCGGTGGAGCGCCATTAACCTCCTTCTTCCGGTAGTATCGGACTCGGTCTTGTGCAAAAATATGCTGCCAGGGATAACTACACAGTCGTAGTGACTGCTAGAGACCCAAGCAGAATGCCAAAAGTCGATGTAGGATCCGGATCAAAAGTGGTTGTGGTTACAATGGACCAAGCAAAGAAAGACGGCTGTCTTGAGGTGAGCTTATCTGCTGCCTGCTTCTTGCGCGAATGCTGACATTGACATAGGCTGTCGAGGAAGTTAAATCAAAAGGCATAACTTCATTCGATATTGTGAGTCCTCGCCGCCTGTCTGAACAAAGCAGATAATTGATAGTCTGCTGTTAGGTCATCTGTAACGCCGCTACCTTGTTGGTAGAAGGATATGCAAAACTTCGTGATGTGCCCCTTTGGGCCTTCGAGGAGCATTGGCGAGTCAATGTGAGTGTACACTGAATGAATTTCAACTCGGCGTAAAACTTCCAGCCATGTTACAACATTAGACTTTTGCTAATATTCTTTTTGGCTTAGGTTCTTGGATTCCTTGCATTCTTCCAAGCTGCCGTCCCCTACGTCAAGAAAGGAGgaaaattcatcttcatctcctcCGGATCAGCTACTATCGATCAAGTGCCAAGAGGATACGAGGTCACTTACGGCATCAGCAAAGCTGGAGCCAGTTATTTGGGTCACTTTGCTCATTACGAAGAACCCGATCTCGTTATCTTCCCTCTTGATCCAGGATGGACCCAAACTGACATGGGTAAAGCTTCTGCTAAGAACGCTGGGGTAGACTTGCCTCCATTGACCATCGATGAATCAACTAGTGAGTCCTGATCTTAGCCCCCGAAGTCAAGCCAGCTACGTAGATTGCTGACACATGCGTATTTCCCAGCCGGATTAATAAAGGTCATCGATGAGGCGACAAGGGAGACTCATGGTGGTAAGCAAATGAGATAGTGAG is from Kwoniella pini CBS 10737 chromosome 1, complete sequence and encodes:
- a CDS encoding dihydroxy-acid dehydratase, whose translation is MPCEGCTCGLREDGGDEGDILEQTNLGVRSFTAPAEDRGEPEGVEPAVPLRSKQWWNNPSDDMCGAYVERYLNGGLTMNEIANKHKPIIGIAQTGSDLAPCNSGHVQLAKRVRDGIIAAGGTPFEFPCHPIQETTKRPTASLDRNFAYLSLVEVLFGYPMDGVVLLTGCDKTTPALLMAAATVNIPAICMNVGPMLNGYAGRRLVGSGTVLWDARAALAAGKIDQLQLMQTVATSAPSLGHCNTMGTASTMNALAEALGMALPGSASIPAPYRERGACAYQTGHRIVDLVRQDVKPSDILTREAFENAIALNTAIGGSTNAPIHLNAIAKHIGVPLNNEDWQKVGYELPLLVNIQPAGEYLCEEYHRAGGLPAVAAELIKHNLLPHPDALTVSGRSIGDNCRGDFSTDKRVIRPIEKPVKTSAGFLHLSGSLFDSAIMKTSVISQAFREQYLSNPDDPMAFEGPVAVFDGPEDYHHRIESEADIQAGTILIMRGAGPQGYPGAAEVVNMIPPGRLIRQGIELPCIGDGRQSGTSGSPSILNASPEAATGGNLGILKDGDIIRIDLARGRADIKVDPKELEARRKEKGPFKVPKSQTPWQELFRENVSELSEGMVIPKAVKYQRLAQTAGIPRRNH